A single region of the Lotus japonicus ecotype B-129 chromosome 4, LjGifu_v1.2 genome encodes:
- the LOC130716051 gene encoding uncharacterized protein LOC130716051, with the protein MRTRNADSASKSATPKRTPPPRKAAAKATVESPAAKRTPPASRTRSAKKTEASPTSDPVSDSNPNQTRPEKKVLASASTTKSAKKKAAPRRSRAKAVATPNLGEELEAEAGETSVVGNVEAEADVTPVVDNAEAAEGGQGLGSVELSDEKGQKSMEVDEPFLEKDGELAEMGRSVMEVDIAASGDASVDFKQPEHAIVDLNISTVDNEDSTGVKEVEEELKVQEREEGKNELEQQKGEEELKEHGGERGEEELKEQEGERGEEELKEQGGVRGEEELKEQEGERGEDGLKELEGEKGEEEMKEQEGERGEDGLKELEGEKGEEEMKEQEGERGEDGLKELEGEKGEEEMKEQEGEKGEDGLKELEGEKGGEELKEPEAEKREEGLKKLEGEKGGEELKGQEGEEELKEEEHEKSKVEETHIFGQEEHSNADSKVEVKVQLQKDVISENYGGEGPKSGEMLDSGEQGTEEPIEEDPEEDPEEDPEETETLEGHMQLEALAKQRKIKKEHEIFVGGLDRDATEEDLRKVFQRIGEVVEVRLHKNSSTNKNKGYAFVKFANKEHAKKALSEMKNPVIHGKRCGIAPSEDNATLFLGNICNTWTKEAIKQKLMDYGIEGVENITLVSDVQQEGLSRGFAFLEFSCHADAMNAYKRLQKPDVIFGHAERTAKVAFAEPVREPDPEIMAQVKSVFINGLPPHWEEDQVRELCKSYGEIVRIVLARSMSTAKRKDYGFIDFSTHEAAVACVDGVNKSELGDGASKIKLRARLSNPLPKTQAVKGGMCGGFRIGHARSGAFPRSGRGFGRGRQPFSNRGNFNRNRSFYHTGHSHSGRVGSRSDLDFNMYPDFRQRQFGPQAEAMMGGHYAASRGAAFAGPSRHYQDRAWYGMADGGPSEPIPSRRPYSPGGQFDTPFMGRRFDDPYLYDDNMHGMKRPFYMTDPEPDYMGPNMVRPRLDYADPSVLHGTRYHDSFGASSRQYPPQDYYGSDYGSGRYSSFYQSDGSRGRGHGHGHGYY; encoded by the exons ATGAGGACCCGAAATGCCGATTCGGCTTCCAAATCCGCAACCCCTAAGAGGACACCGCCGCCGAGGAAAGCCGCCGCTAAAGCCACCGTTGAATCTCCCGCGGCCAAGCGCACGCCTCCTGCATCCAGAACAAGAAGCGCTAAGAAGACGGAGGCATCGCCCACATCGGACCCTGTATCCGATTCCAATCCGAATCAAACTCGTC CGGAGAAGAAGGTGTTAGCCAGTGCTAGCACGACAAAATCTGCGAAGAAGAAGGCGGCACCAAGGAGGTCGAGAGCTAAAGCGGTTGCCACTCCGAATTTGGGAGAGGAGTTGGAGGCAGAAGCTGGAGAAACTTCAGTTGTAGGTAATGTTGAGGCAGAAGCTGATGTAACTCCAGTAGTGGATAATGCTGAGGCAGCAGAGGGGGGACAAGGTCTTGGGTCTGTTGAGTTATCTGATGAGAAGGGGCAGAAGTCCATGGAAGTGGATGAGCCTTTTCTTGAAAAAGATGGTGAATTGGCTGAAATGGGAAGGAGCGTGATGGAAGTTGACATAGCTGCGTCTGGTGATGCTTCTGTTGATTTTAAGCAACCTGAGCATGCTATTGTGGACCTCAATATATCTACGGTGGATAATGAAGATTCGACTGGTGTAAAGGAGGTAGAGGAAGAGTTGAAAGTACAGGAGAGAGAGGAAGGAAAGAACGAATTGGAACAACAGAAAGGAGAGGAAGAGTTGAAAGAACATGGAGGggagagaggagaggaagagttGAAAGAACAGGAAGGggagagaggagaggaagagttGAAAGAACAGGGAGGGgtgagaggagaggaagagttGAAAGAACAGGAAGGAGAGAGAGGAGAGGATGGGTTGAAAGAGCTGGAAGGAGAAAAAGGAGAGGAAGAAATGAAAGAGCAGGAAGGAGAGAGAGGAGAGGATGGGTTGAAAGAGCTGGAAGGAGAAAAAGGAGAGGAAGAAATGAAAGAACAGGAAGGAGAGAGAGGAGAGGATGGGTTGAAAGAGCTGGAAGGAGAAAAAGGAGAGGAAGAAATGAAAGAACAGGAAGGAGAGAAAGGAGAGGATGGGTTGAAAGAGCTGGAAGGAGAAAAAGGAGGGGAAGAGTTGAAAGAACCGGAAGCTGAGAAAAGAGAGGAAGGGTTGAAAAAGCTGGAAGGAGAGAAAGGAGGGGAAGAGTTGAAAGGACAGGAAGGAGAGGAAGAGTTGAAAGAAGAGGAGCATGAGAAATCAAAGGTAGAGGAAACTCACATTTTCGGACAGGAAGAGCACTCTAACGCTGACTCTAAAGTAGAAGTAAAAGTCCAGTTGCAAAAAGATGTTATTTCTGAAAATTACGGTGGTGAAGGGCCAAAAAGTGGTGAAATGTTAGATAGTGGAGAACAAGGGACGGAGGAGCCTATTGAGGAAGATCCAGAGGAAGATCCGGAGGAAGACCCAGAAGAAACTGAGACATTGGAGGGGCATATGCAATTGGAAGCACTTGCAAAGCAGCGAAAAATTAAGAAAGAACATGAGATATTTGTTGGTGGACTGGATCGCGATGCTACAGAGGAAGATCTGAGAAAGGTTTTTCAAAGGATTGGGGAGGTAGTTGAAGTCAGGTTGCATAAAAATTCTTCGACAAATAAAAATAAGGGCTATGCTTTTGTGAAGTTTGCTAATAAGGAGCATGCCAAAAAAGCTTTGTCTGAAATGAAGAACCCTGTT ATACATGGAAAACGATGTGGCATTGCGCCTAGTGAGGACAATGCCACATTATTCTTGGGAAATATTTGCAATACTTGGACAAAGGAAGCT ATTAAACAGAAGTTGATGGATTATGGTATTGAAGGGGTTGAAAATATCACCCTCGTCTCAGATGTTCAACAAGAAGGCTTGAGCCGGGGCTTTGCATTCCTGGAGTTCTCTTGTCATGCTGATGCGATGAATGCATACAAGAGGCTTCAAAAGCCTGATGTCATCTTTGGACATGCCGAGAGAACTGCCAAGGTAGCCTTTGCTGAACCAGTACGTGAACCAGATCCAGAGATAATGGCACAGGTGAAGTCTGTGTTTATTAATGGTCTCCCTCCTCACTGGGAGGAAGATCAAGTGAGGGAGCTGTGTAAATCGTATGGTGAAATTGTAAGAATTGTTTTAGCACGGAGTATGTCTACAGCCAAGAGGAAGGATTATGGATTTATTGATTTTTCTACACATGAAGCGGCTGTAGCTTGTGTTGATGGTGTAAATAAATCCGAATTGGGTGATGGGGCCTCAAAG ATAAAATTGAGAGCTAGGCTTTCAAATCCTTTGCCTAAAACACAGGCTGTGAAGGGTGGCATGTGTGGTGGCTTCCGAATCGGCCATGCTAGGAGTGGAGCCTTTCCAAGATCTG GAAGAGGTTTTGGGCGCGGGAGACAGCCCTTCAGCAACCGGGGAAATTTCAATAGGAACAGGAGTTTTTATCATACTGGACACAGTCATAGTGGACGAGTGGGTTCTCGGAGTGACCTTGATTTTAATATGTATCCAGATTTCCGTCAGAGGCAATTTGGTCCACAAG CTGAAGCTATGATGGGTGGTCATTATGCTGCTAGCCGAGGTGCTGCATTTGCTGGTCCATCTAGACATTATCAAGATAGAGCATGGTATGGTATGGCTGATGGAGGCCCTAGTGAGCCTATTCCTTCTAGAAGGCCCTATTCCCCAGGTGGACAGTTTGACACACCTTTTATGGGAAGACGTTTTGATGATCCATATCTATATGATGACAATATGCATGGGATGAAACGTCCATTTTATATGACG GACCCTGAGCCTGATTACATGGGGCCTAATATGGTCCGCCCCCGGTTGGATTATGCTGATCCGTCTGTACTTCATGGAACTCGTTATCATG ATTCTTTTGGGGCCAGCAGCAGACAGTACCCACCACAAGACTATTACGGTTCTGAT TATGGTAGTGGTCGATACTCATCTTTTTATCAGAGTGATGGCTCACGTGGGCGTGGGCATGGGCATGGGCATGGATACTACTGA